One Cloacibacillus sp. genomic region harbors:
- a CDS encoding DUF370 domain-containing protein, producing the protein MSYKLVHVGFGNMVVAERVVSIISPDSAPIRRLKDEAREAGLLVDVTQGRKTRAILIMDSRHVILSAIQPETITARFEGEGERP; encoded by the coding sequence ATGTCTTACAAACTTGTGCATGTCGGATTCGGCAATATGGTAGTCGCGGAACGGGTGGTCTCCATCATCAGCCCCGATTCCGCCCCGATCCGCCGCCTCAAGGACGAGGCGCGCGAGGCGGGGCTGCTGGTTGATGTGACCCAGGGGCGCAAGACGAGGGCGATACTGATAATGGACAGCAGGCATGTGATCCTCTCCGCGATACAGCCGGAGACGATCACGGCGCGCTTTGAGGGCGAGGGAGAACGGCCATGA
- a CDS encoding YicC/YloC family endoribonuclease, with protein MYVSMTGFSRSQMQTSWGTLSMELSSVNHRYQEISVRLPREFVSWEPWFHQKLRKLFRRGKVQMRLEVLWAQSFKTGRVNREVLLSYCSELLELRRGLAMPLDLNVEQVASFPGVLDLPRFDDEEDSQSVEAVFDELLTNAAASWQKMRETEGAHLRDEVLSHLAELERLAALIEERWLPTRDAAFAAMRARVSEALEKMGEKLEEPRYMQEIVLLTDKWDVSEELARLKSHAAKFRSTGEDSESTGRKLDFIVQEMNREVNTLDSKVADADIRWLAVDAKACLERIREQIQNLE; from the coding sequence ATGTACGTAAGCATGACCGGCTTCAGCCGTTCTCAGATGCAGACATCATGGGGCACGCTAAGCATGGAGTTATCGAGCGTGAACCATCGCTATCAGGAGATATCGGTGCGCCTGCCGCGCGAGTTTGTGAGCTGGGAGCCGTGGTTCCATCAGAAATTGAGAAAGCTTTTCCGCCGCGGAAAGGTGCAGATGCGTCTGGAGGTGCTTTGGGCGCAGAGCTTTAAGACGGGGCGCGTAAACCGCGAGGTGTTGCTCTCTTACTGCAGCGAGCTGCTGGAGCTGCGCCGCGGCCTTGCTATGCCGCTCGACCTGAATGTCGAGCAGGTGGCCTCTTTCCCCGGAGTGCTGGATCTTCCGCGTTTTGACGACGAAGAAGATTCCCAGTCCGTCGAGGCGGTCTTTGACGAGCTTCTGACGAACGCCGCCGCCTCCTGGCAGAAGATGCGCGAGACGGAGGGGGCTCATCTGCGCGATGAGGTGCTTTCCCACCTCGCGGAGCTCGAACGTCTGGCGGCGCTGATCGAGGAACGCTGGCTGCCGACGCGCGACGCCGCCTTTGCCGCGATGCGCGCGCGCGTATCGGAGGCGCTCGAAAAGATGGGCGAGAAGCTCGAAGAGCCGCGCTATATGCAGGAGATAGTTCTGCTGACCGATAAATGGGACGTTTCGGAGGAGCTGGCGAGGCTCAAGAGCCACGCCGCGAAATTCCGCTCCACTGGCGAAGACAGCGAGAGTACGGGACGCAAGCTTGACTTTATCGTTCAGGAGATGAACCGCGAGGTAAACACCCTTGACTCCAAGGTGGCGGACGCGGATATCCGCTGGCTCGCCGTCGACGCCAAGGCCTGCCTCGAGCGCATCCGCGAACAGATACAGAATCTTGAATAA
- the hflX gene encoding GTPase HflX, with protein MSRQKRSAIDLSLKPPKAVIAAVDCGSADDTEQSLDELVMLLENIGVPVAARIVQKRRIPDPAHFIGAGKALEIKEYALPNEVTHLVVDDFLSPTQKSNLQKVTGLQVWDRAFVIMKIFESRAHTAEAKLQVELAQYQYEIPSLKGLGHQMSHTGGGIGTRGPGETEFERHRRKLDRRTKSIEQRLGEVRRRREERRERRRRDGVPVAALVGYTNSGKSTLLQTLSKDAGIVAKDQLFSTLDTVVRKIGYRDGEGAFLLSDTVGFIRKLPPELVAAFRATLEEAANADLLLLVLDSAGKEPTETFEIVLETLRELKADHLPRIVVLNKIDKSGETADFIAVELRARGERVVCTCARDGRGFDELLGEIKKSFAGEVALNGIKDIL; from the coding sequence TTGAGCAGGCAGAAGCGCAGCGCGATCGACCTCTCTTTGAAGCCGCCGAAGGCGGTCATCGCCGCCGTGGACTGCGGCAGCGCCGACGATACGGAGCAGTCTCTGGACGAACTGGTGATGCTGCTGGAAAATATCGGCGTGCCGGTGGCGGCCCGTATCGTGCAGAAGAGGAGGATACCGGACCCCGCCCATTTCATCGGCGCTGGGAAGGCTCTTGAGATAAAGGAATACGCTCTCCCCAACGAGGTGACGCATCTTGTGGTGGACGACTTCCTGTCTCCGACGCAGAAGAGCAATCTGCAAAAGGTCACCGGCCTGCAGGTATGGGACCGCGCCTTTGTAATTATGAAGATTTTTGAGAGCCGCGCCCACACGGCGGAGGCCAAGCTGCAGGTCGAGCTTGCGCAGTACCAGTACGAGATACCTAGCCTTAAGGGGCTGGGCCATCAGATGTCGCACACAGGCGGTGGCATCGGCACGCGCGGCCCGGGCGAGACTGAGTTTGAGAGACACCGCCGTAAACTGGACCGGCGTACGAAGAGCATCGAGCAGCGTCTCGGCGAGGTGCGCAGACGCCGCGAGGAGCGGCGCGAACGCCGCCGCCGCGACGGAGTGCCGGTGGCGGCTCTGGTCGGCTATACGAACAGCGGCAAGTCCACCCTTTTGCAGACGCTCTCCAAGGATGCCGGTATCGTCGCGAAAGACCAGCTGTTTTCAACGCTGGACACCGTGGTGAGGAAGATCGGCTACCGGGACGGAGAGGGGGCTTTTCTGCTCTCCGACACCGTCGGTTTCATCCGCAAGCTGCCGCCTGAGCTGGTGGCGGCCTTCCGCGCGACGCTCGAGGAGGCGGCGAACGCCGACCTGCTGCTGCTCGTGCTGGATTCCGCCGGCAAGGAGCCGACTGAGACCTTTGAGATAGTCCTTGAGACGCTGCGCGAATTGAAGGCCGACCATCTTCCGCGTATCGTCGTGCTCAACAAGATAGACAAGAGCGGAGAGACGGCGGACTTTATCGCCGTGGAGCTCCGCGCGCGCGGCGAACGCGTGGTATGTACCTGCGCGCGCGACGGCCGCGGTTTTGACGAACTGCTTGGCGAAATAAAAAAAAGTTTTGCCGGTGAAGTTGCCTTAAATGGTATAAAAGATATATTATAA
- the cmk gene encoding (d)CMP kinase, with product MEKNNIVVAIDGPAGAGKSTVARAVAERIGLPYLDTGALYRAIAWKLDREGIAPDEGERISQALASFHLEFIPGGLMADGTDVTAAIRTPEIDRIVSAYAARPEVRGALIELQRAQAKNGLVADGRDMGTVVFPEAELKIFLTASAEERARRRYKERLDRGEAADYDEILKQVVERDNYDMTREIAPLRPAPGCIILDSSDMDAAQVTDAISSLASRFMEQERR from the coding sequence ATGGAAAAGAATAATATCGTTGTGGCAATAGACGGCCCCGCGGGCGCGGGGAAGAGCACGGTGGCGCGCGCCGTCGCGGAGAGGATAGGGCTGCCCTACCTCGATACGGGCGCGCTCTACCGGGCGATCGCCTGGAAGCTGGACAGAGAGGGGATCGCGCCGGACGAAGGCGAACGGATATCACAGGCGCTGGCCTCCTTCCACCTGGAATTCATTCCCGGCGGCCTGATGGCCGACGGCACCGACGTGACCGCTGCGATACGCACGCCGGAGATCGACCGGATCGTCTCGGCCTACGCCGCGCGGCCCGAGGTGCGCGGCGCTTTGATCGAACTGCAGCGCGCCCAGGCCAAAAACGGCCTCGTCGCCGACGGCCGCGATATGGGAACGGTCGTCTTCCCCGAGGCGGAGCTTAAGATATTTCTCACCGCCTCCGCCGAGGAGCGCGCGCGCCGCCGTTATAAGGAGCGTCTGGACAGAGGCGAGGCCGCGGACTATGACGAGATATTGAAACAGGTTGTTGAACGCGACAACTACGATATGACGCGGGAGATCGCGCCGCTGCGTCCGGCGCCGGGATGTATCATTCTCGACAGCTCCGATATGGACGCGGCGCAGGTGACCGACGCCATATCTTCGCTTGCGTCGCGGTTTATGGAGCAGGAGCGCCGTTGA
- a CDS encoding dihydroorotate dehydrogenase, whose translation MTTDISVKIGSLRLESPVIPASGVWPYAPEFWREPKLNGIGALCTKAISLEPRRGNRGVRVWETPSGLLNSIGLQNCGAREFAEHYGELVKSCPRPVIANVVMERPAETQETLRVLEDMEGVAAAELNISCPNVDGEGMAWGVECASAAEAVRAARKIWRGPLWVKMTPQAADPAAVARVIESEGADAIVCANTWLGMAVDMATGKPAFDRVVAGLSGPAVFPLALRMVWQVAGAVSIPVVGCGGVTTASDCMGMTVAGASAIEVGSAFFNNISAGEAICAGLPELIARYKAERLAELVGFARLG comes from the coding sequence ATGACAACTGATATATCGGTAAAGATCGGCTCGCTGCGGCTTGAAAGCCCCGTTATTCCAGCCTCGGGCGTATGGCCATACGCGCCGGAATTTTGGCGCGAGCCTAAATTGAACGGGATCGGCGCGCTCTGTACGAAGGCAATCAGCCTTGAACCGCGGCGCGGCAACCGCGGCGTCCGAGTCTGGGAGACGCCCTCCGGCCTGCTCAACAGCATCGGCCTGCAAAACTGCGGCGCGCGGGAGTTCGCGGAGCATTACGGTGAATTGGTAAAGAGTTGTCCCCGTCCCGTCATCGCCAACGTCGTCATGGAGCGTCCGGCGGAGACGCAGGAGACGCTGCGCGTGCTGGAGGATATGGAGGGCGTCGCCGCCGCGGAGCTGAATATCTCCTGCCCCAACGTCGACGGCGAGGGAATGGCCTGGGGCGTGGAATGCGCCTCCGCCGCCGAGGCGGTGCGCGCCGCGCGGAAGATTTGGCGCGGCCCCCTGTGGGTGAAGATGACTCCGCAGGCCGCGGACCCGGCGGCCGTTGCGCGTGTGATAGAGTCAGAGGGCGCGGACGCCATCGTCTGCGCGAACACCTGGCTCGGCATGGCCGTCGACATGGCGACGGGAAAACCGGCCTTTGACCGCGTAGTGGCCGGACTTTCCGGACCGGCGGTGTTTCCGCTCGCGCTGCGTATGGTCTGGCAGGTCGCCGGAGCCGTCTCCATACCGGTGGTCGGCTGCGGCGGCGTAACGACCGCCTCCGACTGCATGGGGATGACCGTCGCGGGCGCCTCCGCCATCGAGGTCGGCAGCGCCTTCTTTAACAATATCAGCGCCGGTGAGGCGATCTGCGCCGGACTGCCGGAGCTGATCGCCCGCTATAAGGCGGAACGGCTGGCGGAGCTTGTCGGCTTCGCGAGGCTCGGATAG
- the ade gene encoding adenine deaminase, with translation MDFKPLLKSALGEEPCDLLFKNAKFANLCTMEYETGDIAVKNGVIVGIGGGYAAKETVNCAGRLLLPGFIEGHMHVESTFMVPRNLAAEISPHGTTTVMPDPHEIANTCGTEGIRFMHRESEGLPVDFYYGAPSCVPASAQETPFEYIEADEIKKLFADESCTHLGEMMNFPGVYLGDDKVWAKLAASEGRVITGHAPRVSGKELAAYLLGGITSDHECDNAEEALEKLRRGMYIMIRQGATARNLKELAPLLAARPGLAARCLSVSDDISPNFIHERGHLDGCLRELIGCGVEPLAALRTITLTPAEYFRLYDRGMIAPAKLADIVMVDNIEKCTVLKVWKRGKLVAENGAPTEKITPAVTSALPGYGGEVRTPMADELRVKIDTPGVEINVIGVIPGQVFTKTIRMAPTNIDGYACADAGRELAKMAVVEKNRGTGRCAVGFLHGFGLVRGAVASSIAHDAHNYTCAGMDDISMATALQELARLRGGIVIAEGENILAELELPVGGLMSLLSAAEIREKTAALDAARDALGCTNPHALMQLSFMSLSVIPELKLTDKGYFDISRCETMPLFVH, from the coding sequence ATGGATTTCAAACCATTACTTAAAAGCGCGCTGGGCGAAGAGCCCTGCGACCTGCTGTTCAAAAACGCAAAATTCGCAAACCTCTGCACAATGGAATATGAAACGGGAGACATCGCCGTAAAGAATGGCGTCATCGTCGGTATCGGCGGGGGATACGCGGCGAAAGAGACCGTAAACTGCGCCGGACGCCTGCTGCTGCCGGGATTCATCGAGGGACACATGCATGTCGAGAGCACCTTTATGGTGCCGCGCAATCTCGCCGCGGAGATATCGCCGCACGGCACCACTACGGTAATGCCGGACCCGCACGAGATCGCTAACACCTGCGGCACGGAGGGAATACGCTTCATGCACCGCGAAAGCGAGGGGCTGCCGGTCGACTTCTACTACGGCGCGCCCTCCTGCGTGCCGGCGTCGGCACAGGAGACCCCCTTCGAATACATTGAGGCGGACGAGATAAAAAAACTCTTCGCGGACGAAAGCTGCACACACCTCGGAGAGATGATGAACTTCCCCGGCGTATACCTCGGCGACGACAAAGTATGGGCGAAGCTGGCCGCCTCCGAGGGCAGAGTCATAACCGGCCACGCCCCGCGCGTAAGCGGAAAAGAGCTGGCCGCCTATCTGCTCGGCGGAATAACCTCCGACCACGAATGCGACAACGCCGAAGAGGCGCTAGAAAAGCTGCGCCGCGGCATGTACATCATGATCCGTCAGGGAGCGACGGCGAGAAACCTCAAAGAGCTGGCTCCGCTGCTTGCTGCACGGCCCGGCCTCGCGGCGCGCTGCCTCTCCGTCAGCGACGACATCTCTCCGAACTTCATCCACGAACGCGGCCACCTCGACGGCTGCCTTCGCGAACTAATAGGATGCGGCGTAGAACCGCTCGCCGCGCTGCGGACGATAACCCTGACGCCCGCGGAATACTTCCGGCTTTACGACCGCGGCATGATAGCCCCGGCAAAGCTGGCGGACATCGTCATGGTCGACAATATTGAAAAATGCACCGTACTCAAAGTCTGGAAGAGGGGAAAACTGGTCGCCGAAAACGGCGCGCCGACCGAAAAAATAACGCCCGCCGTCACCTCCGCGCTTCCCGGATACGGCGGCGAAGTACGCACGCCGATGGCAGACGAACTGCGCGTGAAAATAGACACTCCCGGCGTGGAAATAAACGTCATCGGCGTCATACCCGGACAGGTCTTCACAAAAACTATCCGCATGGCGCCGACCAACATAGACGGATACGCCTGCGCTGACGCGGGACGCGAACTGGCGAAGATGGCCGTCGTCGAAAAAAACCGCGGCACGGGGCGCTGCGCCGTCGGATTCCTCCATGGCTTCGGCCTCGTGCGCGGCGCCGTCGCCTCCTCCATCGCCCATGATGCGCACAACTACACCTGCGCGGGCATGGACGACATCTCCATGGCGACGGCGCTGCAGGAGCTCGCGCGCCTCAGGGGCGGCATCGTCATCGCCGAGGGTGAAAATATCCTCGCGGAGCTGGAACTGCCGGTAGGCGGCCTCATGAGCCTCCTGAGCGCCGCCGAAATACGCGAAAAGACCGCGGCGCTCGACGCGGCGCGCGACGCTCTGGGCTGCACGAACCCGCACGCGCTCATGCAGCTGAGCTTCATGTCGCTCTCCGTCATCCCGGAGCTCAAACTCACCGATAAAGGGTACTTTGATATTTCGCGATGTGAGACTATGCCGCTTTTTGTGCATTAA
- a CDS encoding family 1 encapsulin nanocompartment shell protein yields the protein MDILKRSLAPIAAEAWTEIDKQAADVLRSVLTGRKVADVSDPKGWLCDSVSEGTLTLAEESPVEGVNYGVRDVLPLVEIRVPFTLPMWDLDDISRGCKTTDYTPLQEAARQAALFEDTAVFKGLEEAGILGIELETDNDPIETALDDDALIKAVYDATQALASRNVGGPYVLVCSKKVWEKIVTSNTAYPLRKSLEKIVEKIVLSKQYETNFVTSMRGGDSELVVGQDFSIGYQSHTATEVNFYITETFTFRVTTPEAFVELKIAE from the coding sequence ATGGACATTCTTAAAAGATCACTCGCGCCGATAGCGGCGGAAGCATGGACAGAGATAGACAAGCAGGCGGCGGACGTACTCCGCAGCGTGCTCACCGGACGCAAAGTCGCCGACGTATCAGACCCGAAGGGCTGGCTGTGCGATTCAGTTTCAGAGGGCACGCTGACACTCGCCGAAGAGTCACCCGTTGAGGGCGTAAACTACGGCGTACGCGACGTACTTCCCCTCGTAGAGATCCGCGTCCCCTTCACCTTGCCGATGTGGGACCTTGACGACATCTCACGCGGCTGCAAGACGACGGACTACACGCCGCTCCAAGAAGCGGCGCGCCAGGCGGCCCTCTTTGAGGACACCGCCGTATTCAAGGGACTTGAAGAGGCCGGCATCCTCGGGATAGAGCTCGAAACAGACAACGACCCCATCGAAACAGCCCTTGACGACGACGCGCTCATCAAAGCGGTCTACGACGCGACGCAGGCCCTTGCCTCACGCAACGTCGGCGGCCCCTACGTCCTCGTCTGCTCCAAAAAGGTCTGGGAGAAGATCGTCACCTCGAACACCGCCTACCCGCTCAGAAAGAGCCTCGAAAAGATCGTCGAGAAAATCGTCCTCTCAAAGCAGTACGAGACGAACTTCGTCACCTCCATGCGCGGCGGAGACAGCGAACTCGTGGTCGGACAGGACTTCTCCATCGGATACCAGTCCCACACCGCGACCGAGGTCAACTTCTACATCACGGAGACCTTCACCTTCCGCGTCACCACGCCGGAGGCCTTTGTGGAGCTTAAGATAGCCGAATAA
- a CDS encoding TRIC cation channel family protein — protein sequence MSPIANLSVLEIIGVVSFALLGAHTAVQRRMDLFGITILAFTAACGGGVLRDVVMDRGIPVFFSNYQTVLIVMLSVAAVVAVPQLFRVQWLLIVLDAMGLSFFAVDAGIKAIYLHYNFMQFLFAAVITGIGGGILRDLLAQRVPVIFRHDIYALAAIVGCSFLWFARGMIGLGPAAYAALFIILAVRLVSVYFNINLPLVKIAEIRKGGR from the coding sequence ATGTCGCCGATCGCCAATCTCAGCGTGCTTGAGATAATCGGCGTGGTGAGTTTCGCTTTGCTTGGCGCGCACACGGCGGTGCAGCGGCGCATGGATCTGTTCGGGATAACGATACTCGCCTTTACCGCAGCCTGCGGCGGCGGCGTGCTGCGCGACGTCGTGATGGATAGGGGCATCCCCGTCTTTTTCTCAAATTACCAAACCGTCCTCATCGTGATGCTCTCCGTCGCCGCCGTGGTCGCGGTGCCGCAGCTTTTCCGGGTCCAGTGGCTGCTGATCGTGCTCGACGCGATGGGGCTCTCTTTTTTCGCGGTGGACGCGGGGATCAAGGCGATTTATCTGCATTATAATTTTATGCAGTTTCTCTTCGCCGCTGTGATAACCGGCATCGGCGGCGGCATTCTGCGGGATCTGCTCGCGCAGAGGGTACCGGTCATCTTCCGCCATGATATTTACGCCCTGGCGGCGATTGTCGGCTGTTCTTTTCTCTGGTTCGCGAGAGGAATGATAGGGCTTGGTCCGGCGGCCTACGCGGCGCTTTTCATTATCCTCGCGGTGCGGCTGGTATCGGTCTATTTCAATATCAATCTGCCGCTGGTCAAGATCGCGGAAATAAGAAAGGGAGGCCGCTGA
- a CDS encoding low molecular weight protein-tyrosine-phosphatase, whose protein sequence is MIKILFVCHGNICRSPMAEFVMKDLSARAGLADRFLIMSSATSAEEIGSDMHRASQAKLREEGVPFERRRAVQLTRADYGRFDYIIGMDGQNIRNILRICGGDPEDKVWKLMDFTDEAGEDVADPWYTGNFTRAYDDIRKGCESLLNKMRGEGLL, encoded by the coding sequence ATGATAAAAATACTATTTGTCTGTCACGGCAATATCTGCCGCAGTCCGATGGCGGAGTTTGTGATGAAGGATCTCTCCGCCCGGGCAGGGCTTGCGGATCGGTTTTTGATAATGTCCTCGGCGACGAGCGCGGAGGAGATCGGCAGCGATATGCACCGCGCTTCGCAGGCCAAGCTTCGCGAGGAGGGGGTGCCCTTTGAGCGCCGCCGCGCGGTACAGCTGACGCGCGCAGATTATGGAAGGTTCGATTATATTATCGGGATGGACGGGCAGAATATCCGCAATATCCTGCGGATATGCGGCGGCGATCCAGAGGATAAGGTGTGGAAGCTGATGGATTTCACCGACGAGGCGGGGGAGGATGTCGCCGACCCGTGGTATACGGGAAATTTTACGCGGGCCTATGACGATATCAGGAAGGGCTGCGAGTCATTGCTGAATAAAATGAGAGGAGAGGGGCTGCTTTGA